The DNA sequence TTTTCCGGCGACGATCTTCCCCAGCATCAGCCGTGATTCCTCCTCGATCTTGTCCTCCTCGCCCCCGATGTGGGGAATCACGTTGTCCGTGATGTCCAGCGAAGCCACACCGGGGTAGCCCGCGCCGGAGATGGCCTGCATCGAGGCGATGAAGACCCGCTTCACCCCGAAGGCCGCGTCCAGCGGCTTGAGCGGGATGACCACGCCCGTGGCGGTGCAGTTGGGGCTGGTGACCAGCAGGCCTTCCCAACCGCGCTCGGCGCGCTGCCGCTTCAGCAGTTCGATGTGGTCGCTGTTGACCTCGGGAATCAGCAGCGGCACGTCCGGCGCGGTGCGGTAGGCCGAGGCGTTGGAGCAGACCACGTAGCCCGCTTCGGCGAAACGGGGTTCGACCTCGTAGGCCACCGAAGCCGGCAGCGCCGAGAAGGCCAGACGGCCTTCGAGATTGGTGTCGATCTCCTGCACTTTCATCTTGCCCACCGCAGGCGGCGGCCCGCCGGGCAGGACCCAGTTCACCGCTTCGGCGTAGGTCTTGCCGGCGCTGCGTTCGGAAGCCGCCAGGGAGACGATCTCGAACAGCGGATGGTCGCAGAGTAACTGCACGAAACGCTGCCCGACCGCGCCGGTGGCAGCCAGAATGGATACGGGAATTTTAGCCATTGACGATGACCTCCTCGTGAATGCTCTGCACGGCCTGCGCCGCGTCGCCGGCGCCGACCAGGAAGGAAAGGCTGCACTCGGACGACCCCTGGGCGATGGCGACCACGTTGATCTGCGCCCTGCCCAGTGCGCCGAAGATCCTGGCGGCGATGCCCGGGGTACTGCGCAGGCCCGCGCCCACGGCGCTGACGATGACCACGTCGTCCATCGACCAGACCTTGTCGACGTCGCGCCGCGCCAGTTCGACCGCCAGCTCGTCCTCGACGGCGGCCATCACCTGCGCCACCGCCTCCATGGGGATGATGAAGCAGATCGACTGCTCCGAGGAGGCCTGCGAGATCATCAGCACGCTGACTCCCTGCCGGGCGACGGCGGCGAAAGTGCGCGCGGCGATGCCGGGAACGCCCAGCATGCCCATGCCCTGCACCGTGATCATGCTCAGGTTCTCGATGGCGGTGACGGCCTTGATGTTGCCGTTGCCGTTTTTCGGATCGGCGACGACCAGCGTGCCGGGAACTTCGGGATTGAAGGTGTTCTTCACCCACAGCGGAATGCCGCGCTCCACGATGGGACGGATCGTCTTGGGATGCAGCACCCTGGCGCCGAAGTAGGCCAGCTCGCTCACCTCGTTGTAGGACAGCTTGGGGATCACCCGCGCGCCGGCCACCAGGCGCGGGTCGGCGCTCATCACCCCATCCACGTCGGTCCAGGTCCACACCTCGTCGGCGTCGAGGCAGTCTCCTAATATCGCGGCGGTGTAATCGCTGCCGCCGCGGCCCAGCGGGGTCGTTGCGCCGTCCTCGGTGGCGGCGATGAAGCCGGTCACCACGGGGATGAGGCCCTTCTTCAGCAGCGGCTCGAGGTGTTTGCGCACCAGCTTGCATGTCACCTCGCGTTTGGGCACGGCGTCCTGGAAGCGGTCGTCCGTGACGATCAGTTGGGTGGCGTCCACGGCTTCGCTCTCGGCCGAACGCTCACGCAGCAGCGCCGCCACGAC is a window from the Anaerolineales bacterium genome containing:
- the asd gene encoding aspartate-semialdehyde dehydrogenase, producing MAKIPVSILAATGAVGQRFVQLLCDHPLFEIVSLAASERSAGKTYAEAVNWVLPGGPPPAVGKMKVQEIDTNLEGRLAFSALPASVAYEVEPRFAEAGYVVCSNASAYRTAPDVPLLIPEVNSDHIELLKRQRAERGWEGLLVTSPNCTATGVVIPLKPLDAAFGVKRVFIASMQAISGAGYPGVASLDITDNVIPHIGGEEDKIEEESRLMLGKIVAGKRVPLDAQVTAHSNRVPVVDGHTVCLSVGFENPASVDDAIQALENFRGTKVVQNLPGAPERPIWVTREPDRPQPRRDRDNGSGMVVTVGRVRPCNLLDLRLVSVSHNTLRGAASGSILNAELLVAEGYLT
- a CDS encoding aspartate kinase, which gives rise to MGTLVMKFGGTSVGSVEALTSAVDIVMQYKDEWQRLVVVVSAMAGVTNALIEAARSAERGDAERYKQIHTELLERHGDVIETLVKSAEVRQSLLAQVEEMLEGFANARVVAALLRERSAESEAVDATQLIVTDDRFQDAVPKREVTCKLVRKHLEPLLKKGLIPVVTGFIAATEDGATTPLGRGGSDYTAAILGDCLDADEVWTWTDVDGVMSADPRLVAGARVIPKLSYNEVSELAYFGARVLHPKTIRPIVERGIPLWVKNTFNPEVPGTLVVADPKNGNGNIKAVTAIENLSMITVQGMGMLGVPGIAARTFAAVARQGVSVLMISQASSEQSICFIIPMEAVAQVMAAVEDELAVELARRDVDKVWSMDDVVIVSAVGAGLRSTPGIAARIFGALGRAQINVVAIAQGSSECSLSFLVGAGDAAQAVQSIHEEVIVNG